One Streptomyces formicae genomic window, GCGCCCCCGGCCGGTTGGACGACCTCGGTCTCGCCACGTCGGTTCCCGTTGCAAACACCGCGTGCGAGGGGACGATCGCCAGCCTGTAAGGACTAGTCCTGTCCGGATCTCGACCCCGCGGCGCGGCCGGGCTCTCCGAATTCCGCCTTCTCCGCACCGGATTCCGGCAGCTTCGCCGGGGTCACAGGAACGACCGGATCCGCCGCGGACGGCGCATCCGGTGACGCTTGCTGTGGTGTCGGCAGCGCCTGCTGGGCGCGCTCCAGGAAGCGGAGCAGTTCGACGGGGAAGGGCAGGACGAGGGTGGAGTTCTTCTCTGCGGCGACCGCCACCACGGTCTGCAGCAGCCGCAGTTGCAGGGCCGCCGGCTCCTCCGCCATCTCGTGCGCCGCCTCGGCGAGCTTCTTGGACGCCTGGAGTTCGGCGTCGGCGTTGATGACCCGGGCACGCCGCTCCCGGTCCGCCTCGGCCTGCCGTGCCATGGAACGCTTCATCGTCTCCGGCAGGGAGACGTCCTTGATCTCCACGCGGTCGATCTGCACGCCCCACCCGATCGCCGGGGAGTCGATCATCAACTCGAGGCCCTGGTTGAGCTTTTCGCGATTGGACAGCAGGTCGTCCAGGTCGCTCTTGCCGATGATGGACCGCAACGAGGTCTGCGCCATCTGCGAGACCGCGAAACGGTAGTCCTCCACCTGGACGACGGCGTCGGCCGCGTCGACGACTTTGAAGTAGATGACGGCGTCCACCCGGACCGTGACGTTGTCGCGGGTGATGCCGTCCTGCGCGGGCACCGGCATCGTCACGATCTGCATGTTGACCTTACGGAGCCGGTCGATGGCGGGCACGATCATGGTGAGCCCCGGGCCGCGCACCGACCGCTGCAGCTTGCCGAGGCGCAGCACCACACCGCGTTCGTACTGCTTGACGACGCGCGCCGCCGCCATCACGTAGACCACTGAGAGAGACCCGACGGTCACTCCCGCCGCCACCAGCTCCTCGACCATGCCGGCCCCCCAGGGTCCGAATTGGGCGTGTTGGGCGTCCTCTTCGAAGGTAACCCCGTGCCGGACACAAAGGGAGAGGGTGACGGGACACAAGGGTGGGCCCCCGCCCGGCGTACCGGACGGGGGCCCACCCGCTGCTGGCTGCGGACTCGGTGGCCGCTCAGTGCATCAGTGCACCGGAGTCAGTAGACGCTGACGTTGTACGCGCGCAGCGCCTCGGTGACCGGCTGGAAGAAGGTCGTGCCGCCCGACGAGCAGTTGCCGCTGCCGCCGGAGGTGAGCCCGAGGGCCGTCGAGCCCGCGTAGAGCGGACCACCGCTGTCGCCGGGCTCGGCGCAGACCGTGGTCTTGATCATGCCGTAGACGACGTCGCCGCCGCCGTAGTTGACGGTCTGGTTCAGCGCGGTGACACGGCCGCTGTGCGTACCGGTCGTGGAACCGCGCCGGGTGACTGTCTGCCCGACCGTCGGGTCGGCGGCGCTGGTGATGTCCTGACTGCCCACGGTGCCGGACTTGGTGACCGAGTTGTTGGTGTACTTGACGATGCCGTAGTCGTTGGTCGGGAAGCTGGAGCCCGACGTGGTGCCGAGCACGGTGGTCTTCGCCGAGTTGGACCACCAGGTGCCCGCGCCGTCGGTGCAGTGCCCGGCCGTCAGGAAGTAGTAGGTGCTGCCGTTGCGGACGTTGAAGCCGAGCGAACAGCGCCAGCTGGACGCGTAGATGGCGTCCCCGCCGGAGATGTACTTCTGGAACTTGCCCGGGGTGCGCTCGATCTTCAGGGCGCCCGCGTTGCTGCCCGCCGCCGACTTCAGCTCGGCGATCTCGGCCTTGGACACCGTGCTGTCGGCGGTCACGACGACCTGCCCGGTCGTGGGGTCGACGCCCCAGGAGGTGCCCGCGACATCGGCGTCGAGCACGGCGTCACTGGCCTGTTCCAGCTGCGCGGCGCTGAACGTCGCCGTGCCGTCGTGGGCGCTGGCGGCGGGGACGGCGAGCGCGCCCGCGGCGACGAGACCGGTGGCCACGGCAAGCATGGAGACGCGTCTCGCCGGACCGCTGCGGGGGATGGTGCGCTTGATCCTCACGTTTGTTCCTCCCGAGGGAAGTCAGTGGGTCCTTGTGGGTTGTGGACCCGTGAGGCGCAGCCAAAGAGCAAGCCCTGATTCCGGATACGCCGTGCTCCTGACAAGCGCTGCTCGGGAGTATTGGGGGGTGGGACAGGCCGCACAAGGGCGTGTTTCGGCCGCCGACCGATACACGACGACCGGCCCCGGTGGGTTTCGTACCTGTCGTACGCCACCGGGGCTTGGGTCATCGGCCGTGGTTCAGGGGCCGCCTTCGGGGCGTCCCCGCAGTCAGACGTCTCAGCGGTCGAGAAGGTTCCGCTCTCCCGCCGCGATCTCGGTGGGGAGGGTGTTGCCGGGCGGCGGGAAGGGGCACAGGAAGTGGTCGGCGAAGGCGCACGGCGGCAGCAGCGCCCGGTTGAAGTCCACGGTGGTGCGGCCTTCGGCGTCCGGCGCCGGGGGCCGCAGGAACCGGAAGCGGTGGCTTGAGGTGCCGCTGGTGGCGTCGGCGAAGACCGCCCACAGCGACCCGTCCCCCTCCACGGTCACCTGCAAGGTGTGCTCAACTCCCCCGAGGCGGAAGGAGAGTTCACCGCCGATCCCGAGGCCGCGCTCCTTGCCGTCCGCGTTGCCGACCGTGACGGTGCGGTCCTCGCCGTACGGCGTGAAGCGTCCGGGCACCGCCCAGCACGCGTCGTACGCGGTGGCGTCGATGCCCGTGAAGGCGCGGCGCGCGGGCGCGTCGGGATCGAAGTCGCGTACCGCCCAGAGCCCTTCGCGGCGGATGACGACGAGACGGCGCGCGCCGTACGCGACGCGGGCTTCGGCGGCGGGGCCGCTGTCGGCGGTCAGCCGCACCTCTCCGGTGACCGGCTGCCCGTCGAGGGTGAGGCCGTCGCCGGGGCCCGCACCGCCGTCATCGGGCCCCACGGTCAGGACGACCGCGTCCGGCGTCTCGGCCCACCGCCCCGGCAGATCAGGGAGCTTGCCCTCCGGATGGTCCGCGAGCCAGTGCGTGCCCTTGAGGGAGAGCGGCCCGTAGGGGGCCGAGACGCTCTCGACGCGCCGCTCGTGCCAGCGCTTCCAGTCCCCTGCGACGTCGGTCCCGGCCCCTGCGGTCGCCGCGGTGTCGTGTTCGGTGCTCATGTTGATCAACCTTTCCCTGCGGGCTCGCGCAGCCCGAGATGGGAGCGCAGTGTCGCGCCCCGGTATTCCGTGCGGTACACGCCGCGTTCCTGGAGCAGGGGCACCACCCGGTCGACGAAGTCGTCGAGCCCGCCGGGAGTGAGGTGCGGGACGAGGATGAAGCCGTCGGCGGCGTCGCGCGCCACGAACTCCGCGAGCTCGGCGGCGACCGCGTCCGGCGTGCCGATGAAGGACTGGCGCGCGGTGGTCTCGATGACGGTCTGCCGGATGGACAGGCCCTTGGCCTCGGACAGGGCGC contains:
- a CDS encoding slipin family protein; amino-acid sequence: MVEELVAAGVTVGSLSVVYVMAAARVVKQYERGVVLRLGKLQRSVRGPGLTMIVPAIDRLRKVNMQIVTMPVPAQDGITRDNVTVRVDAVIYFKVVDAADAVVQVEDYRFAVSQMAQTSLRSIIGKSDLDDLLSNREKLNQGLELMIDSPAIGWGVQIDRVEIKDVSLPETMKRSMARQAEADRERRARVINADAELQASKKLAEAAHEMAEEPAALQLRLLQTVVAVAAEKNSTLVLPFPVELLRFLERAQQALPTPQQASPDAPSAADPVVPVTPAKLPESGAEKAEFGEPGRAAGSRSGQD
- a CDS encoding S1 family peptidase; translation: MRIKRTIPRSGPARRVSMLAVATGLVAAGALAVPAASAHDGTATFSAAQLEQASDAVLDADVAGTSWGVDPTTGQVVVTADSTVSKAEIAELKSAAGSNAGALKIERTPGKFQKYISGGDAIYASSWRCSLGFNVRNGSTYYFLTAGHCTDGAGTWWSNSAKTTVLGTTSGSSFPTNDYGIVKYTNNSVTKSGTVGSQDITSAADPTVGQTVTRRGSTTGTHSGRVTALNQTVNYGGGDVVYGMIKTTVCAEPGDSGGPLYAGSTALGLTSGGSGNCSSGGTTFFQPVTEALRAYNVSVY
- a CDS encoding DUF1684 domain-containing protein; translated protein: MSTEHDTAATAGAGTDVAGDWKRWHERRVESVSAPYGPLSLKGTHWLADHPEGKLPDLPGRWAETPDAVVLTVGPDDGGAGPGDGLTLDGQPVTGEVRLTADSGPAAEARVAYGARRLVVIRREGLWAVRDFDPDAPARRAFTGIDATAYDACWAVPGRFTPYGEDRTVTVGNADGKERGLGIGGELSFRLGGVEHTLQVTVEGDGSLWAVFADATSGTSSHRFRFLRPPAPDAEGRTTVDFNRALLPPCAFADHFLCPFPPPGNTLPTEIAAGERNLLDR